The genomic window GTCGTGCTGCTGGCCGGTCTCGGGACCGCCGGACTGGCCGGACTGGCGGTCCCGATGACGTCGCCCTCGCTGATGAACGTGCCCAACGCCGTCCCCGGAGTGCTCGGGCTCGCGCCGGGCCTGCTCGGTTACGCCTTGTTCGCGCTGCTCTCCCGGGCCCTCTACGCGCGGGGCGCCACGGTCGCGGCGGCGGTCGCCTCGGCCGTGGGGTGGCTCACCGCCGGCCTCGGCGTGATCGTCACCACCCTGGTCGCCGACGGGGACGGGGAGGTGTTCGGTCTCGGGCTGGCCACCGCGACCGGGATGTCGGTGACCGGGGTGCTGCTGGTCCTCGCCGTTCGCCGGAACGCCGGTGCGGCGGCGCTGGCCGGACTGGGCCGGGCCGTGGTCGCGGCGGTCGTCGCGGCGGTGTTCGGCGGGCTCGCCGGGTGGGGCACGGTCGCCTGGATGGGGTCGGCCGTCTGGCCCACCCCGGGCGTGCTCGGCAGTCTCGTTGAGGGCATGCTGGGCGGTGTGGCGGTCGTGGCCGTGTTCGGTGCGGTGGCCTTCGCGCTCGACCGCCGGGACCTCGGGCCGCTGGCCGCCACCGTGACAAGACGTTTGCGCAGGTGATGGCCGTAGCGAGGCGATCACCGAGGAGAGGGGAATGCGGGTCGTGAGCAGCGACGAGGGATGGCGCGGCTCAGTCGTGCTGGTGGTCGCGTCCAGTACCGGCGGGATCGGCCAGCACGTCGCCTCCCTGGCCCGCGGCCTGGTCGCCGCCGGTTGCCGGGTGCTGGTGTGCGGGCCGTCCGCGGTCGACCAGCACTTCGGGTTCTCGGCGTCGGGGCTGGAGTTCTCGGTGGTGGAGATCCCGGCCGACCCCGGCCCGCAGGACTCCGGCGCGATCCGTCAGCTGCGCAAGGCGATCGCCGGCCGGGAGACCGAGGTGATCCACGCACACGGGCTGCGGGCCGCTTTCGTGGCCTCGGTCGCCCGTACCGGCGTGCCCCTCGTGGTGACCTGGCACAACGCCGTCCTCGCGCGGGGCATCAAAGGCCAGGCCGGAGCCCTGCTGGAACGGATCGTGGCCCGCAACGCCGCGATCACCCTGGGCGCCTCCGACGACCTGGTCCAGCGGGCGGTGCTGCTCGGCGCCCGTAACGCGCGCCTCGGCCCGGTCGCGACGCCGCAACTGGCGGCCCCGAAACGGTCCCGGGCGGCGGTGCGCGCCGAGTTCGGGCTGCGTGGCGGCACCCCGCTGATCGTGTCGGTCGGCCGGCTGCACCCGCAGAAGAACTACGACATGCTCGTCGACGTCGCCGCCCGCTGGCGTGAGCTGACACCCCCGCCGGTGGTGGTGATCGCCGGGTCGGGGCCCAGTTACATGCCGCTGGCCCAGCGCGCCTCGCGGCTGCACGCCCCGGTGCAACTGCTCGGGCACCGGGCCGACGTGCCGGACCTGCTGGCCGGCGCGGACCTCGCGGTGATCACCAGTGACTGGGAGGCCCGGCAGTTGTTCGCGCAGGAGGCGCTGCACGCCGGGGTGCCGCTGATCGCCACCGCGGTCGGCGGGCTGCCCGGCCTGGTCGGCGACGCCGCCGTGCAGATCCCGGCGCGGGACCCGGAGGCGCTCGACGAGGCGGTCCGCCGCCTGCTGGGCGATCCGGCGCTGCGTGCCGACTACGCAGCCCGCGGGCCCCGGCAGGCCGCCACCTGGCCCGGCGAACAGGACGTGGTCGTCGACGTGCGTTCGGCCTACGCGGAAGTCGCGGCGGTCCGCAGGTGACGCCGGCGACCGTGCCCGGTGGTGGCCTGGCCCGGCTGCGGCGGGTGCGCCCGCCGGGGACTCCGCCCGGCCCGCGGGTGCCGACCTGGGTTCCCTACCTGCTCACCGTGCTGGTCGCGGCGGTGAGCCTGGCCGGGCTGACGTTCCGTCCGGCCGGGCAGTCGGTGCGTGGTGACGCCGACTACGTGGTGGTCGCCGCAGCGGCCGGGCTGCGCTGGGAGGATCTCGATCCGGTGCGCACGCCGGCCCTGTGGCGGGAGGCGCAGACCGGTTCGGTGGGCTGGCTGTCGGTGCGCTCGGCACACGCGGTGACCTGTCCTGCCGACGGCTGGCTGACGCTGGGAGCGGGAAACTACGCGGCGTGGGACACCAGGGCGGTCTCCGGGCGCTGTCCGGACTCGGCGCCCGCGCTCACCCAGCCGGACGGGATCGGCGCGAACCTCACCGACCAGCCGAGCGTGGTGCGGACCAATCAGGACCGGCTGCCGTACGGGACGACGCCGGGCGCTCTCGCCGAGTCGGTCCGGTGTTCGGTGGCGGTCGGCCCCGGTGCCGCGATCGCCGCGGCCCGGCCGTTCGGGCGGGTCGACCGCTATGTCGCCGCACTGCCCGACGACCCGGCGCAGCTGCTCGACGACTGTGTGCTCAGCGTCGTCGACCTGGGCACGATCGCCGGTGACGGGGCGCAGCGCGCGGCCGCGGTTGAGGCCGCCGACCGGACCCTGGCCCGGGTCCTCGCGGCCCGCCCGCAGAACTCGATGATGCTGATCGCCGGCCTCGCCGACACCGACACCACCTCCCGCCTGCACGTGGCCATCGCCGAGGGCCCCGGCTGGCCGGCCGGCTGGCTCACCTCGGCCGGCACCGGCCGGGAAGGCTACCTGCAGCTGGTCGACCTGGCGCCGACCGTGTTGTCCGCGCTGGGCCGGAAGGCGCCGGAGAAACTCTTCGCCGGGTACGCCGCCACCTCCGCCCCGGGCCGTCCCGCCGACCCGGCCGAGGCCATGCAGGGCGCCCGGGACGCCGACCGGCGGGCCATCGCCCAGCGTGGTGTCACCGAGATCTTCTTCACCGTGCTGGCGATCCTGCAGCTGGTGCTCTTCGTCGCGGTGATCCCGGTGCTGATCCGGGCCCGCCGGCACGCCGGTCCGCTGGGGCCGCCGCTGCCCCCGCGCCGTCTGGTGGTGCTGGCCGAACTGGCGCTGATCGCGGCCGGGCTGGCCATCCCGGCGGCTCTGCTCGCCGACGTGGCGCCGTGGTGGG from Actinoplanes derwentensis includes these protein-coding regions:
- a CDS encoding glycosyltransferase family 4 protein — protein: MRVVSSDEGWRGSVVLVVASSTGGIGQHVASLARGLVAAGCRVLVCGPSAVDQHFGFSASGLEFSVVEIPADPGPQDSGAIRQLRKAIAGRETEVIHAHGLRAAFVASVARTGVPLVVTWHNAVLARGIKGQAGALLERIVARNAAITLGASDDLVQRAVLLGARNARLGPVATPQLAAPKRSRAAVRAEFGLRGGTPLIVSVGRLHPQKNYDMLVDVAARWRELTPPPVVVIAGSGPSYMPLAQRASRLHAPVQLLGHRADVPDLLAGADLAVITSDWEARQLFAQEALHAGVPLIATAVGGLPGLVGDAAVQIPARDPEALDEAVRRLLGDPALRADYAARGPRQAATWPGEQDVVVDVRSAYAEVAAVRR